Proteins co-encoded in one Capsicum annuum cultivar UCD-10X-F1 chromosome 9, UCD10Xv1.1, whole genome shotgun sequence genomic window:
- the LOC107842465 gene encoding probable serine/threonine-protein kinase PBL11 has product MGCFTVLKCKKKKSEQSIHIKRVNPQEHSPTALPVPQVQTRSLQSAPPSFRTRVKSIQSNNRVTSSRTRALSAPSSLDATEQNALASNECEEQDEFRSRVGSIKEYQSPSPQPLPLPSPQSAATLKTMGSFKVGNASGPLNVSGPLPLPPTLPSTLPSTGALRNFSFEEVAAACHRFCPERCMSEGLSSVIYRASFGDDAAGTKKLEATVTRLHPSLQGLKEFVTEVNTLASLQHPSLCKLVGFHAREGSEHRMLVYERLFHGSLDRLLFGRSDGPPIDWNARTKIALCAAQGLTFLHEEGPFQAMFHEFSTANIQIDKDFSAKLSGYGFITHIQEMDISCSSVALANLSEETLERGLVTPKSNVWSFGIVLLELLTGRKNLDSRHPKEERNLVKWSRPFLADDCRLSLIMDPQLKGRFPAKAARTVADIAQRCLQKDPSERPTMRTVVEQLSTVQVMKYPSWFPLQEPGVVDVKLISKSPSLNGIITPAPRLSFSPSPPTHPLSVSPTRTAAPLLSLHSCSSTLSIEDFDRSEGRRPSSSSVQRSSVEGF; this is encoded by the exons ATGGGTTGTTTCACAGTTTTAAAATGTAAGAAGAAGAAGTCCGAACAGAGTATCCACATCAAACGTGTGAATCCTCAGGAGCATTCTCCTACTGCATTGCCCGTGCCCCAAGTGCAGACACGGTCATTGCAGTCAGCACCTCCAAGTTTTAGAACTAGAGTAAAATCTATACAGTCGAATAACAGAGTTACAAGCAGTAGGACACGGGCACTCTCAGCCCCATCTAGCCTGGACGCAACAGAACAAAATGCTCTAGCATCAAATGAATGCGAGGAACAGGACGAGTTCAGGAGTCGTGTTGGTTCAATCAAGGAATACCAATCACCAAGTCCTCAGCCTCTTCCCCTTCCATCTCCACAGAGTGCTGCCACTCTCAAAACTATGGGAAGCTTTAAAGTTGGCAATGCCAGCGGTCCGCTAAATGTCTCTGGACCGCTGCCGCTGCCTCCTACTCTGCCTTCAACATTGCCTTCTACTGGAGCACTCAGGAACTTCTCATTTGAAGAAGTTGCTGCTGCCTGCCACCGCTTTTGTCCTGAGAGATGTATGTCAGAAGGGCTCTCTTCTGTTATCTACAGAGCTTCTTTTGGTGACGATGCTGCTGGCACAAAGAAGCTTGAAGCCACTGTAACCCGGCTTCATCCTTCTTTGCAG GGGTTGAAGGAATTTGTGACTGAGGTGAACACACTAGCTTCTTTGCAACATCCATCACTTTGTAAACTGGTTGGTTTTCATGCACGGGAAGGTTCTGAGCACAGAATGTTGGTTTATGAAAGGCTTTTCCATGGAAGTTTAGACCGGCTTTTGTTTGGGAGGTCAGATGGTCCGCCGATAGACTGGAATGCTCGAACAAAAATTGCTTTATGTGCTGCTCAAGGTCTCACATTCCTTCATGAGGAAGGGCCTTTCCAG GCAATGTTCCATGAATTTTCCACTGCAAATATACAAATTGATAAGGATTTTAGCGCAAAGCTCTCGGGGTATGGATTCATTACTCATATACAAGAAATGGACATATCATGCAGTTCAGTT GCCCTGGCAAATCTCTCTGAGGAGACTCTGGAGCGAGGATTGGTAACTCCAAAGAGCAATGTTTGGAGTTTTGGGATTGTTCTTCTTGAGCTGCTGACTGGCCGGAAAAATTTAGACAGTCGGCATCCAAAGGAAGAGAGGAATTTAGTGAAGTGGAGCAGGCCTTTCCTAGCTGATGACTGTAGATTATCGCTAATCATGGACCCTCAGTTAAAAGGCCGGTTCCCTGCCAAAGCGGCAAGGACAGTGGCTGATATTGCTCAAAGATGTCTGCAAAAGGATCCATCTGAAAGGCCCACCATGAGAACTGTAGTGGAGCAACTCTCGACTGTACAAGTGATGAAGTACCCTTCCTGGTTTCCTCTTCAAGAGCCAGGGGTAGTCGATGTAAAACTCATCTCGAAGTCTCCGAGCCTAAATGGAATCATTACCCCAGCACCAAGATTGAGCTTCTCTCCTTCACCACCAACCCACCCTCTATCTGTTTCTCCCACAAGGACAGCTGCTCCACTGTTGTCTCTACATTCATGTTCCTCCACCCTTTCCATAGAGGACTTTGATCGATCGGAAGGCCGGAGGCCATCATCGTCATCGGTCCAGAGGTCTAGTGTCGAAGGATTTTGA